The Peribacillus sp. FSL E2-0218 genome contains a region encoding:
- a CDS encoding Glu/Leu/Phe/Val dehydrogenase — MNPLSTSIKEEKETASLLESTQVVIKEALGKLGYSEEVFELLKEPLRMLTVRIPIKMDDNTTKIFTGYRAQHNDAVGPTKGGIRFHPEVDEEEVKALSMWMSLKCGIVNLPYGGGKGGIICDPRQMSIGELERLSRGYVRAISQIVGPTKDIPAPDVYTNSQIMAWMMDEYSRIREHDSPGFITGKPLVLGGSHGREKATAQGVTICIEEAAKRKGIELKGARIIVQGFGNAGSFLAKFMHDAGAKVIGISDAYGAIYNPDGLDINYLLDKRDSFGTVTTLFENKITNQELLEQDCDILVPAAISNQITKENAHLIKAQIVVEAANGPTTLEATKILTERNVLLVPDVLASSGGVTVSYFEWVQNNQGYYWEDEEVQRKLKDLLVNSFNQVYEMSETRKVNMRLAAYMVGVRKMAEASIFRGWV; from the coding sequence GTGAATCCATTGAGTACATCGATCAAAGAAGAAAAAGAAACTGCCAGCTTGCTAGAATCAACACAGGTCGTAATCAAGGAGGCGCTCGGTAAGCTTGGCTACTCCGAAGAAGTGTTCGAGCTATTGAAGGAACCTCTTCGTATGCTGACCGTCCGCATCCCAATTAAGATGGATGACAATACGACGAAGATATTCACCGGGTATCGGGCGCAGCATAATGATGCAGTCGGTCCGACAAAGGGCGGAATCCGTTTCCATCCCGAAGTCGATGAGGAGGAAGTCAAGGCGCTTTCCATGTGGATGAGCTTGAAATGCGGCATTGTGAATCTGCCTTATGGCGGAGGAAAAGGCGGCATCATCTGTGATCCGCGCCAAATGTCGATAGGTGAATTGGAAAGGCTTAGCCGCGGGTATGTCCGGGCGATCAGTCAGATAGTCGGGCCGACGAAAGATATTCCGGCCCCGGATGTTTATACGAATTCACAAATCATGGCATGGATGATGGATGAATACAGTAGAATAAGAGAACACGATTCTCCTGGGTTCATTACCGGCAAGCCTCTTGTCCTTGGTGGTTCACATGGAAGGGAAAAGGCCACGGCGCAGGGTGTCACGATTTGTATCGAAGAAGCGGCCAAACGTAAGGGGATTGAACTGAAGGGTGCACGGATCATCGTCCAAGGGTTCGGGAATGCTGGAAGCTTTTTAGCCAAATTCATGCATGATGCAGGCGCGAAGGTGATTGGCATTTCAGATGCATACGGGGCGATATATAATCCGGATGGCCTGGATATCAATTACCTACTTGATAAAAGGGACAGCTTTGGAACGGTTACGACACTTTTCGAAAATAAGATCACCAATCAAGAGCTTCTCGAGCAAGATTGTGATATTTTAGTGCCTGCCGCCATTTCCAACCAGATCACCAAGGAAAATGCACATCTTATCAAAGCCCAAATTGTCGTGGAGGCAGCGAATGGACCAACCACTTTGGAGGCAACCAAGATCTTGACGGAACGCAATGTGCTTCTTGTGCCGGATGTATTGGCAAGTTCAGGCGGTGTGACGGTTTCTTACTTTGAATGGGTACAAAATAACCAGGGTTACTATTGGGAAGATGAAGAAGTCCAAAGAAAATTAAAAGATCTATTGGTCAACTCATTCAACCAAGTGTATGAGATGTCCGAAACAAGGAAAGTGAATATGAGGTTGGCGGCTTACATGGTGGGAGTCAGGAAAATGGCAGAAGCCTCGATATTCCGCGGCTGGGTTTAA
- a CDS encoding spore germination protein: MVSFFKQKRQGKQHDTKKEEDKQSKTADYIQSSLSANMEIVKQRTGNSPDIIIRTLKISQSPEIKTTIVYVQGLIDNPSVTDFLIESMMKNPHLAEKILPQKALDIITEDVVSLGGVATVNDWEKLFLALLSGDSIIFVDGINTALVASTKGGDRRSIQEPSTHLTVRGSREGFTESIETNIAMLRRIINSPDLWIESMKIGTVTKTDVSIMYINGIAKKDIVVEVKKRLQRINIDSILESGYIEQLIEDQVMTPFPTMNHTERPDMVAGNLLEGRVAIFVNGTPFVLVAPALFVQFFQSVEDYYNRFDIASATRFLRIIVFIISIVGPALYVAATTFHQEMIPTKLLVIVAAQRETVPLPAVIEALLMEITFEILREASLRMPKAVGGTMSIVGALVIGQAAVQAGIVSPAMVIIVSITAIASFATPSYSIAISARLVRFAFIICAGVIGFYGMILAFIVLIVHLCSLRSFGVPYMSPLAPLNPQGLGDTFFRRPMWAFKERPKLISSKDNLKREGDNQRPLPPESRGMKTSDEGKGDGNES, from the coding sequence ATGGTTTCTTTTTTCAAACAAAAAAGACAAGGTAAGCAGCATGATACGAAAAAGGAAGAGGACAAACAATCGAAAACGGCTGATTATATCCAAAGCTCCCTTTCTGCCAATATGGAAATCGTGAAGCAAAGAACGGGAAACAGTCCGGATATCATTATCAGAACGTTGAAAATCAGCCAAAGCCCTGAAATAAAAACGACGATTGTGTACGTCCAGGGTCTGATCGATAATCCTAGTGTTACGGATTTTTTAATTGAATCGATGATGAAGAACCCTCATCTGGCAGAGAAAATACTTCCGCAAAAAGCGTTGGACATAATCACCGAGGACGTGGTTTCCCTCGGTGGTGTAGCGACCGTCAATGACTGGGAAAAACTGTTTTTGGCGTTATTATCAGGTGATAGCATCATTTTTGTTGATGGGATAAACACAGCGCTAGTTGCCAGTACAAAAGGGGGAGACCGGCGCTCCATCCAAGAACCAAGCACCCATTTGACCGTCAGGGGATCGCGGGAGGGCTTTACGGAATCGATAGAAACGAACATCGCCATGTTGCGCCGCATCATCAACAGTCCGGATTTATGGATCGAATCGATGAAAATCGGTACGGTGACCAAAACGGATGTTTCGATCATGTATATAAACGGAATTGCGAAAAAAGATATCGTCGTGGAGGTCAAGAAACGCCTCCAGCGAATCAATATCGATAGCATTCTTGAATCGGGATATATAGAACAATTGATAGAGGATCAGGTCATGACCCCATTTCCCACCATGAATCATACGGAAAGGCCAGATATGGTCGCGGGGAACCTGTTGGAGGGAAGGGTCGCAATATTCGTTAACGGCACTCCATTCGTCCTCGTGGCACCTGCACTATTCGTCCAATTTTTCCAATCTGTCGAAGACTACTATAATCGCTTTGACATTGCATCAGCCACACGTTTTTTACGGATCATCGTATTTATCATTTCAATCGTGGGACCTGCCCTCTATGTGGCAGCCACGACATTCCATCAGGAAATGATCCCGACGAAATTGCTCGTCATCGTAGCGGCGCAAAGGGAAACGGTGCCATTGCCCGCCGTCATTGAAGCCCTTCTCATGGAGATAACCTTTGAAATCCTGAGGGAAGCGAGCCTCCGGATGCCAAAGGCAGTGGGAGGGACAATGTCCATTGTCGGTGCCCTGGTCATCGGACAGGCGGCCGTACAGGCCGGCATCGTATCTCCGGCGATGGTCATCATCGTCTCGATCACGGCGATTGCCAGCTTTGCAACGCCTTCCTATTCCATTGCCATTTCTGCCCGGTTGGTGCGTTTTGCATTTATCATCTGTGCCGGCGTAATCGGATTCTATGGCATGATCTTAGCCTTTATCGTCCTCATCGTCCACTTATGCAGCCTGCGTTCATTCGGTGTCCCGTATATGTCACCGCTTGCGCCATTGAACCCGCAAGGATTGGGCGACACATTCTTCAGAAGGCCGATGTGGGCGTTCAAGGAAAGGCCCAAATTGATAAGCTCCAAAGATAACCTGAAACGGGAAGGCGATAATCAAAGACCTCTGCCTCCTGAATCACGTGGAATGAAAACATCTGACGAGGGAAAAGGTGATGGAAATGAATCGTAA
- a CDS encoding phosphatase PAP2 family protein, whose protein sequence is MKLKLQLTIAFLVSVFALLGFSFMAIAVSANDYLHFDSEVISFIQGWESPLLTGIMKVFTYIGSTGSIIVLSLFILIFLYKGLKHRVELVLFIAVMAGSPILNAMVKLCFQRTRPDLHRLIEIGGYSFPSGHAMNAMSLYGILTFLLWRHIKVKWGRILLIVLSTSMILTIGISRIYLGVHYPSDIIAGYLAGGFWIATSIWFFQRYQDRRQDKNDKQM, encoded by the coding sequence ATGAAATTAAAGCTGCAATTGACGATTGCCTTTTTAGTGAGTGTGTTTGCTTTACTCGGGTTCAGCTTCATGGCCATTGCCGTAAGTGCCAATGATTACTTGCATTTTGACAGTGAAGTGATTTCCTTTATACAGGGATGGGAGTCGCCGCTACTTACAGGTATCATGAAGGTCTTTACATACATAGGTTCCACCGGTTCCATAATCGTTCTATCCTTGTTCATTTTAATTTTTCTATATAAAGGTTTGAAGCATCGTGTGGAGTTAGTGTTGTTCATTGCCGTCATGGCTGGGTCTCCGATCCTCAATGCAATGGTTAAGCTTTGCTTTCAACGGACAAGGCCCGATTTACATCGCCTCATCGAAATAGGAGGCTATAGCTTTCCAAGCGGGCATGCGATGAATGCCATGTCATTGTACGGGATTCTCACCTTTTTGTTGTGGCGGCACATCAAAGTTAAGTGGGGAAGGATTCTCTTGATCGTGTTGAGTACATCGATGATCCTCACGATAGGGATAAGTCGGATATACTTGGGAGTCCATTATCCTAGTGATATAATAGCGGGTTATTTGGCAGGCGGTTTTTGGATTGCGACGTCGATTTGGTTCTTCCAGAGGTATCAGGACCGCCGGCAGGACAAAAACGATAAGCAAATGTAG
- a CDS encoding DedA family protein, whose amino-acid sequence MENWITEFMNDFGYIGIFLLIALENIFPPIPSEVILTFGGFMTTTANMTILGVVIASTFGSVAGAVILYWIGSILDVKIIERFVERWGHIFRLTVSDVHKANAWFEKYGAWTVFFCRLVPLIRSLISLPAGMSHMNFWLFLLYTTSGTLIWNIILVNIGAAVGSSWEDIVGYMDIYSNIVYAVLAMLLILFIVWIFKRNKGKVK is encoded by the coding sequence ATGGAAAACTGGATTACGGAATTCATGAATGATTTTGGTTATATAGGCATCTTTCTTTTGATAGCGTTGGAAAATATTTTTCCGCCCATCCCATCGGAGGTCATTCTGACGTTTGGCGGTTTCATGACAACGACAGCGAATATGACGATCCTTGGCGTCGTGATCGCGTCGACCTTTGGATCGGTGGCAGGAGCGGTCATCCTTTATTGGATTGGTTCGATTCTTGATGTGAAAATAATTGAAAGGTTCGTCGAAAGGTGGGGGCATATTTTCCGGTTAACGGTATCTGACGTCCACAAGGCGAACGCATGGTTTGAAAAGTACGGTGCATGGACCGTATTCTTCTGCAGGCTCGTTCCGTTGATCAGGAGTTTGATCTCGCTGCCGGCAGGCATGTCGCATATGAACTTTTGGCTATTCCTGCTGTATACAACATCCGGAACGTTAATTTGGAACATCATTTTAGTGAATATCGGGGCGGCTGTTGGATCTTCGTGGGAAGATATCGTCGGATACATGGACATTTATTCAAACATCGTGTATGCCGTATTGGCAATGCTTTTGATTCTTTTCATAGTCTGGATTTTCAAGAGAAATAAAGGCAAAGTGAAATAA
- a CDS encoding cytochrome P450, with the protein MMKEIIAVKEITQFKTRAEEFSPYAWCKEKLENDPVSYHEGTNTWNVFKYEHVKLVLSDYKHFSSERKRTTISVGADSKEGSVPDKIKLTEADPPDHRKRRSLLAAAFTPRSLKNWEPRIQEIADELIEQMEGKSEIDIVSSLASPLPIIVMSDLMGVPSKDRLLFKEWVDILFLPFDKETQDEVNEKKIVAAREYYEYLYPIVVQKRSNPADDIISDLLQAEVDGEMFTDDEVVRTTMLILGAGVETTSHLLANSFYSLLYDDDTVYQELHENLDLVPQAVEEMLRYRFNLTKLDRMVSVDNDLLGVKLKKGDTVVAWMSAANMDEDMFENAFTLNIHRPNNKKHLAFGNGPHFCLGAPLARLEAKIALTTFLKEFNKIEPVASFQLEDHLTDSATGQTLTSMPLIVHRTL; encoded by the coding sequence ATCATGAAAGAAATTATTGCAGTAAAAGAAATTACGCAGTTTAAAACCCGAGCGGAGGAATTCAGTCCGTATGCATGGTGTAAAGAGAAGCTGGAAAATGATCCTGTAAGCTATCATGAAGGGACAAACACATGGAATGTTTTTAAATACGAGCATGTTAAGCTTGTACTAAGTGATTATAAGCATTTTTCGAGTGAGAGGAAGCGTACCACGATATCGGTTGGAGCCGACAGCAAGGAAGGCTCGGTGCCCGATAAGATCAAACTTACTGAAGCCGATCCGCCTGATCATCGAAAACGCCGTTCCCTATTGGCCGCTGCCTTCACGCCCAGAAGCCTCAAAAACTGGGAACCTCGGATTCAAGAAATTGCAGATGAATTGATTGAGCAAATGGAGGGAAAATCGGAAATCGATATTGTCTCATCATTGGCGAGCCCGCTGCCGATCATTGTCATGTCCGATTTGATGGGCGTTCCCTCAAAAGACCGTCTTTTATTCAAAGAATGGGTCGATATTTTATTCCTCCCTTTTGATAAAGAAACGCAAGATGAAGTGAATGAAAAGAAGATAGTTGCCGCAAGAGAATATTATGAGTATTTATATCCCATCGTGGTACAAAAACGATCGAACCCGGCAGATGATATCATCTCCGATCTTTTGCAGGCGGAAGTCGACGGTGAAATGTTTACCGATGATGAAGTGGTGCGCACCACCATGCTGATTTTAGGGGCAGGGGTCGAGACGACCAGTCATTTACTGGCCAACAGCTTTTATTCCCTGCTATATGATGACGATACCGTCTATCAGGAATTGCATGAAAACCTGGACTTGGTCCCGCAAGCGGTTGAGGAAATGCTTCGCTACCGATTCAATCTGACTAAATTGGATCGCATGGTATCAGTAGATAATGATTTATTGGGAGTGAAACTGAAAAAAGGCGATACTGTGGTAGCGTGGATGAGCGCGGCAAATATGGATGAAGACATGTTTGAGAACGCATTCACCCTGAATATCCACCGTCCCAATAATAAGAAGCATCTAGCTTTCGGAAACGGGCCGCATTTCTGCTTAGGGGCTCCGCTTGCCCGCTTGGAAGCGAAAATCGCCCTTACGACATTCTTGAAAGAGTTCAACAAGATTGAACCGGTGGCATCCTTTCAATTGGAGGATCACCTTACCGATTCAGCGACCGGACAAACGCTGACGTCCATGCCGCTTATTGTGCACCGTACTTTATAA
- a CDS encoding DUF975 family protein, whose protein sequence is MRISELKKKGLESLKGKWGIAVSLMLLLFLINVVFPFIVEVIGSGGFVQWFEQEGSPLWSDIFGMILSIVLIPLTIATTWFYLDLVRKGNPEINEVFAIYKDGKTSMKLIGGSILQAIFLFLWSLLLIIPGIIKSIAYSQLFFLLKDHPQYTILEAITESRKRMNGLKWKYFLMNLSFIGWGFLCIFTLGIGLLWLIPYIGTTLAAFYNELIVPQEDEQQIDS, encoded by the coding sequence ATGAGAATATCCGAGTTAAAAAAGAAAGGTCTTGAATCGTTAAAAGGTAAATGGGGAATAGCCGTTTCACTCATGCTGCTCTTGTTCTTGATCAATGTCGTTTTTCCTTTCATTGTCGAAGTGATCGGAAGCGGGGGCTTCGTACAATGGTTCGAGCAAGAAGGATCGCCGTTATGGTCGGATATCTTCGGAATGATACTGTCCATCGTCTTAATACCGCTGACGATAGCGACCACTTGGTTCTACCTGGACCTAGTCAGGAAGGGAAACCCTGAAATCAACGAAGTATTCGCTATTTATAAAGATGGAAAAACCTCGATGAAGCTGATTGGCGGTTCGATTTTACAAGCTATTTTCCTATTCTTATGGTCATTATTATTAATCATTCCGGGTATCATCAAAAGCATCGCCTATTCTCAACTGTTTTTCTTATTGAAGGACCATCCGCAATATACAATACTGGAGGCCATTACAGAGAGCAGAAAAAGGATGAATGGATTGAAATGGAAATACTTCCTCATGAACCTGAGTTTCATAGGCTGGGGATTCCTTTGCATCTTTACTTTGGGAATTGGTTTATTATGGCTGATTCCTTACATCGGGACAACACTGGCAGCATTTTATAATGAATTAATCGTCCCGCAGGAAGACGAGCAGCAAATCGATTCTTAA
- a CDS encoding Ger(x)C family spore germination protein, with protein MNRKRLVLLLMLIGTTFTSGCWDKTELNEMSIVSAVGIDKNKEGKLVGTFQIINPVNVAGSLQGGGGTNPPISIYRATGDNVLQLDSIASTKISRDMYFAHANLVVIGEDVAKEMGINSILDAFERSPEFRATTRLVIARGVKAKDIVETLTAIDKLSSEKVIKTIESTEKQQGGSINVNLQEVIKNLVSSGKEPLISGFTVRGNTGKENKMENTQSSSIAANPNAVGIGVFKDGKLVDWLDGKEAIGTMWVMDRIVNTNVNIDWGGKKGAVTYQVLRQKTNIEPRMKNGKPKMHITVRAEGDIREVNVPLDLVSPHELIDIEKELAKDLKKEMENAIAIAQKNKSDIFGFGELIHESHPGYWKKHEKNWDDVSFPKLEAEIQVESFIRRTGLRNKPFLSDIKKGDQ; from the coding sequence ATGAATCGTAAAAGACTCGTTCTGCTCTTGATGTTGATCGGCACAACCTTCACCTCCGGCTGTTGGGATAAAACGGAGTTGAACGAAATGTCGATCGTCTCTGCCGTCGGAATCGATAAAAATAAAGAAGGAAAGCTAGTGGGAACGTTTCAAATCATCAATCCGGTCAATGTGGCGGGTTCACTCCAGGGCGGAGGGGGGACCAATCCCCCCATCTCCATTTATAGGGCCACTGGGGATAATGTGCTTCAATTGGACAGTATCGCTTCAACCAAAATATCGCGTGACATGTATTTTGCCCATGCAAACCTGGTGGTCATAGGTGAGGATGTCGCAAAAGAAATGGGAATCAATTCGATTTTGGATGCCTTCGAGCGCTCCCCGGAATTCCGGGCCACCACGAGGCTCGTCATTGCCCGTGGTGTAAAAGCAAAAGATATCGTCGAAACGCTGACGGCGATCGATAAGTTATCGTCTGAAAAAGTCATCAAAACGATTGAATCGACGGAAAAGCAGCAGGGCGGAAGCATTAACGTCAATTTGCAAGAGGTAATCAAGAATCTCGTCAGCTCCGGTAAAGAGCCGTTAATCAGCGGATTTACAGTGAGGGGGAATACCGGTAAGGAGAATAAGATGGAGAATACCCAATCCTCCAGTATCGCCGCTAATCCAAATGCTGTCGGGATAGGTGTTTTTAAGGATGGCAAATTGGTTGATTGGCTGGATGGTAAAGAGGCAATCGGAACAATGTGGGTGATGGATAGGATCGTGAATACGAATGTTAACATTGATTGGGGAGGCAAAAAAGGCGCAGTCACCTATCAAGTGCTTCGCCAAAAAACCAATATCGAGCCAAGAATGAAAAATGGCAAACCTAAAATGCATATTACGGTCCGTGCTGAAGGCGATATCCGCGAAGTGAATGTTCCGCTTGATCTTGTGAGTCCGCACGAACTAATAGATATCGAAAAGGAGCTGGCGAAGGATTTAAAGAAAGAAATGGAGAATGCGATCGCAATCGCCCAAAAAAATAAATCGGACATTTTTGGCTTTGGGGAACTGATTCATGAGTCCCATCCAGGATATTGGAAGAAGCATGAAAAGAATTGGGATGATGTGTCTTTTCCTAAGCTGGAAGCAGAGATACAGGTTGAGTCATTTATCCGCCGCACAGGATTACGGAACAAGCCGTTTCTTTCGGATATTAAAAAGGGCGACCAATAA
- a CDS encoding ornithine--oxo-acid transaminase: MTTITEKLIEQTEQYGANNYNPLPIVISKAEGVWVEDPEGNKYMDMLSAYSAVNQGHRHPKIIDELKKQADRVTLTSRAFHSDKLGPWYEMVSRLTQKDMALPMNTGAEAVETAIKAVRRWGYDVKGIAENQAEIIACIGNFHGRTMAAVSLSSDEEYRRGFGPMLPGIKLIPYGDLDALKEAITPQTAGFLIEPIQGEAGIIIPPQGFLKEAYDLCKENNVLFVSDEIQSGLGRSGKMFASDWDGVVPDMYILGKALGGGVFPISCVAANREILGVFNPGSHGSTFGGNPLACAVSIASLEVLEEEKLAERSLELGQYFMDRLKEIKNPMIKDIRGRGLFIGVELTEAARPYCEQLKEEKLLCKETHDTVIRFAPPLVITKEDLDWAIERINKVLS, encoded by the coding sequence ATGACAACAATTACTGAAAAATTAATCGAGCAAACAGAACAATATGGTGCAAACAATTATAATCCACTTCCAATCGTCATTTCGAAGGCAGAAGGAGTTTGGGTAGAAGATCCTGAAGGCAACAAATATATGGATATGCTTAGTGCCTATTCAGCTGTGAACCAAGGCCACAGGCATCCGAAAATCATCGACGAACTAAAAAAACAAGCGGATCGCGTAACATTGACGTCCCGTGCCTTCCACAGTGATAAATTGGGCCCGTGGTATGAAATGGTTTCGCGCCTTACGCAAAAAGACATGGCGCTGCCGATGAATACGGGTGCTGAAGCTGTTGAAACGGCCATCAAAGCGGTTAGACGCTGGGGGTATGATGTTAAGGGAATCGCAGAAAACCAAGCTGAAATCATTGCTTGTATCGGGAATTTCCATGGCCGCACGATGGCTGCCGTGTCCTTGTCTTCCGATGAGGAATATAGAAGGGGCTTCGGACCGATGCTGCCTGGGATCAAGCTTATTCCTTACGGCGACCTTGATGCATTGAAAGAAGCGATTACACCGCAAACGGCTGGGTTTTTAATCGAACCGATCCAAGGTGAAGCAGGAATCATCATCCCGCCTCAAGGGTTCCTGAAAGAAGCTTATGACTTATGTAAAGAAAATAATGTATTATTCGTTTCTGATGAAATTCAATCAGGACTTGGACGTTCAGGAAAAATGTTCGCCTCTGATTGGGACGGAGTCGTTCCGGATATGTACATTTTAGGCAAGGCACTTGGCGGCGGGGTTTTCCCGATTTCTTGCGTAGCTGCAAACCGTGAAATCCTTGGTGTATTCAATCCTGGTTCACATGGTTCTACATTCGGCGGCAATCCGTTGGCATGTGCGGTATCCATCGCTTCATTGGAAGTACTCGAGGAGGAGAAGCTTGCGGAACGTTCGTTGGAGCTTGGCCAATACTTTATGGACCGCTTGAAAGAAATCAAGAATCCTATGATTAAAGATATCCGCGGCAGAGGCTTATTCATCGGAGTGGAATTAACGGAAGCTGCAAGACCTTATTGCGAGCAGCTTAAAGAAGAAAAATTACTTTGTAAAGAAACGCATGATACAGTCATCCGTTTTGCACCGCCGCTTGTGATCACGAAAGAAGATCTGGACTGGGCAATCGAACGCATCAATAAAGTTTTATCCTAA
- a CDS encoding IS1182 family transposase has protein sequence MLSKHDSIQRDQLEMITLDQLVPPNHLVRKMEAAIDFTFIYDLVKDMYSEVGRPSIDPVILVKLTFIQYTFGIRSMRKTIEEVETNMAYRWFLGYGFHDKVPHFSTFGKNYERRFKDTDLFEQIFCRILMTAANKKLISVEHVFVDSTHVKASANKRKFEKKIVRKETRAYQGRLQEEINQDRENHGKKPFPPDKFDKEETKAIKESTTDPESGYYVKDERTKQFAYSFHAAADGNGFVLGTIVTPGNTHDSHILEPLVEQVIEKVGKPEAVAADAAYKTPAITSYLFNKEITPALPYTRPRTKEGFFRKHDYVYDEHFDCYLCPSGETLKYSTTNKEGYREYKSPKQICATCSFLSRCTESKDHQKVVTRHIWQAYVEEADHLRHHQEVKPIYAKRKETIERVFADAKEKHGMRWTTLRGLKKLSMQAMLTFAAMNVKKMATWTWQGPKMA, from the coding sequence ATGCTTTCTAAACATGATTCTATTCAGCGAGATCAACTTGAAATGATTACTTTAGATCAACTGGTGCCACCGAACCATTTGGTTCGTAAAATGGAGGCTGCCATTGACTTCACTTTCATTTATGACTTGGTGAAAGATATGTACTCAGAGGTAGGACGCCCAAGTATTGATCCAGTTATTTTAGTTAAACTGACTTTCATTCAATATACCTTCGGTATTCGTTCCATGCGTAAAACGATTGAAGAAGTTGAAACCAATATGGCTTATCGTTGGTTCTTAGGCTATGGTTTCCATGATAAAGTACCTCATTTCTCTACGTTCGGAAAAAATTATGAGCGACGCTTTAAAGATACAGACCTGTTTGAACAGATTTTCTGTCGCATTTTAATGACAGCTGCTAATAAAAAGTTAATAAGTGTAGAACACGTTTTCGTGGATTCCACACATGTGAAAGCCAGTGCGAATAAACGGAAATTTGAAAAGAAAATCGTTCGTAAAGAAACACGAGCGTATCAAGGACGTCTTCAAGAAGAAATCAATCAAGATCGTGAAAACCATGGAAAGAAGCCTTTTCCACCAGATAAATTTGATAAGGAAGAAACCAAAGCAATTAAAGAAAGTACTACGGATCCTGAGAGTGGCTACTATGTGAAAGATGAACGAACAAAACAGTTTGCCTATTCATTCCATGCGGCCGCAGACGGCAACGGTTTTGTATTGGGAACGATTGTAACACCTGGTAATACACATGACAGTCATATTTTGGAGCCACTTGTTGAGCAAGTGATTGAGAAAGTTGGAAAACCAGAAGCAGTTGCCGCAGATGCAGCTTATAAAACACCAGCGATTACAAGCTACCTATTTAACAAAGAAATCACACCTGCTTTACCCTATACACGTCCTCGTACAAAAGAAGGATTCTTTCGCAAACATGACTATGTTTACGATGAACACTTTGATTGTTACCTTTGCCCTTCGGGAGAAACTTTAAAGTACTCAACAACAAATAAAGAGGGCTATCGCGAGTACAAATCGCCCAAACAAATTTGTGCAACATGCTCATTTTTATCACGGTGTACGGAAAGCAAAGACCATCAAAAAGTAGTGACACGGCATATCTGGCAAGCATATGTGGAAGAAGCAGATCATCTGCGTCATCATCAAGAGGTAAAACCTATATATGCGAAACGCAAAGAAACGATTGAGCGTGTATTCGCAGATGCAAAAGAAAAGCATGGTATGCGTTGGACTACTTTAAGGGGACTTAAAAAATTGTCGATGCAGGCGATGCTTACTTTCGCTGCCATGAATGTAAAGAAGATGGCCACTTGGACATGGCAAGGTCCTAAAATGGCTTAA